Proteins from one Triticum aestivum cultivar Chinese Spring chromosome 7A, IWGSC CS RefSeq v2.1, whole genome shotgun sequence genomic window:
- the LOC123150011 gene encoding uncharacterized protein isoform X2: protein MGAAPSTPRLGEAVSASPGEAPSTPRLREAGSASLGAAEQMFAALVGDKAYPISSEFWRQLLELPLTLQGPRDRVLQACHPFAQNNYHTKYLAKILIDLVWCLQECTSASSVSSSVYRKAINAAYISSIFLKLITENAKADNWQELCLDTNKDDKGLDNFPSDQSVEYFLMKGVRNYIGSVDISPESCYLHQELLNLMLVLLSTQLCSGPSPEPKDVHPFIDAAMLQDASIVASVVQKFLLNFVRWPQIPSNGSHPVFSDDGGSGVMQRIGSAAVDRADVEGNAQNGPVVRLSFASLFDALGTCLKDESSVLLLYSLVHGNCDFQEYVLVRTDLDTLLMPTFEMLYDASRKTSNQIYMLLIILLIPSQDSTFNANVHKLDVYLHTNCLVILAIMGPHAHRLSAYASQRLVSLFDMLPHKYTKLAELQNDKALKVMSDQIEADITSDETACIISKCEEYGFAEGVTTKAAATSDANASTIEDGTKTVSSNLSSSKVESTQLSSGTYVSLGQQKKLMIHKGFWFTGYLLLIIVSMFLPLSEARQIVQLSESEFCSNHYLLSRKIAVACIPTQPEPICCELLVPALDSKGCICKLMNDGTELDNFLMKYTSCGGQHPELLEDAQNCSSAPTATVTEVAPTQKIPEVAIIASKPKNVKSLRWLLVLLLAVVLIGLLFWGTLELKKRREAGRVGPQTQEVQLGRRVTVQARQTADDSIRNQHVDIPILEDLPFVGPMTRNRFNSLKERAAGTKESTSD from the exons ATGGGGGCGGCGCCGTCGACACCGAGGCTGGGCGAGGCGGTTTCCGCGTCGCCGGGGGAGGCGCCGTCGACGCCGAGGCTGCGCGAGGCGGGCTCCGCGTCGCTGGGGGCGGCGGAGCAGATGTTCGCCGCGCTCGTCGGCGACAAGGCCTACCCGATCTCCTCCGAGTTCTGGAGGCAGCTGCTCGAGCTGCCCCTCACCCTGCAGGGGCCGCGGGACCGCGTGCTGCAGGCCTGCCACCCCTTCG CACAAAACAACTACCATACGAAGTATCTTGCAAAGATCTTGATTGATTTGGTTTGGTGTTTGCAAGAGTGCACATCGGCTTCTTCTGTATCTTCTAGCGTCTATAGAAAGGCTATTAATGCTGCCTACATCTCATCCATATTTCTCAAGCTCATTACTGAGAACGCCAAGGCAGATAATTGGCAAGAGCTATGCCTTGACACGAACAAAGATGACAAGGGGCTGGATAATTTTCCTTCTG ACCAAAGTGTGGAGTATTTTCTGATGAAAGGGGTGCGGAACTACATTGGTAGTGTAGATATAAG TCCGGAGTCATGCTACCTACATCAGGAGCTTCTAAACTTGATGCTAGTCCTTTTGTCGACTCAGTTATGTTCTGGACCATCTCCAGAACCAAAAGATGTGCATCCTTTCATTGATGCGGCTATGCTTCAG GATGCTTCCATAGTAGCTTCGGTTGTTCAAAAGTTTCTACTTAATTTTGTAAGATGGCCACAAATCCCTTCAAATGGTTCACACCCTGTTTTCTCTGATGATGGTGGGTCTGGTGTTATGCAACGAATTGGTTCAGCAGCTG TTGATCGTGCTGATGTTGAGGGAAATGCTCAAAATGGACCTGTTGTCAGGCTGTCTTTTGCATCGCTGTTTGATGCTCTTGGCAC ATGCTTAAAAGATGAGAGCTCAGTTTTGTTGCTCTATTCTCTGGTCCATGGGAACTGCGATTTTCAGGAGTATGTTCTGGTTCGAACAGACTTGGATACTTTG CTTATGCCTACCTTTGAAATGCTCTATGATGCATCAAGGAAGACTTCCAATCAGATCTACATGCTGTTGATAATTCTCCTGATACCCAGTCAAGATTCAACCTTCAATGCTAATGTGCACAAATTG GATGTCTACCTTCACACAAACTGTCTTGTAATTCTAGCAATCATGGGTCCTCATGCGCATAGGCTGAGTGCATATGCATCTCAAAGGCTGGTTAGCCTCTTCGACATGCTTCCTCACAA GTACACCAAATTAGCTGAGTTACAAAATGACAAGGCTCTCAAAGTTATGTCTGATCAAATAGAAGCAGACATCACTTCAGATGAAacg GCATGTATAATCTCAAAGTGTGAAGAATATGGTTTCGCTGAAGGTGTTACTACAAAGGCTGCTGCAACAAGTGATGCAAATGCAAGCACCATTGAAGATGGCACAAAAACAGTATCTTCG AATCTTTCATCATCAAAAGTGGAAAGCACTCAGTTATCAAGTGGCACTTATGTATCACTTGGGCAACAAAAAAAATTAATGATTCATAAG GGCTTTTGGTTCACTGGCTACTTATTGTTGATCATTGTATCCATGTTTCTCCCTTTGTCCGAGGCAAGACAGATTGTACAACTTTCAGAGTCCGAGTTTTGCAGTAATCATTACTTGTTATCTAGGAAAATTGCTGTAGCGTGCATTCCAACACAGCCAGAACCTATTTGCTGTGAACTTTTAGTTCCAGCTTTGGATTCTAAAGGCTGTATTTGCAAATTGATGAATGACGGTACAGAATTGGATAACTTTCTCATGAAATATACGTCGTGTGGAGGGCAACATCCAGAATTACTTGAAGATGCACAGAATTGCTCATCGGCACCAACAGCGACAGTGACTGAAGTTGCTCCGACCCAGAAGATACCTGAAGTGGCTATTATTGCTAGCAAACCAAAGAATGTCAAATCTCTTCGTTGGCTTTTAGTGCTCTTACTGGCTGTGGTGCTAATAGGATTGCTTTTTTGGGGTACTCTTGAGCTGAAGAAAAGAAGAG AAGCTGGGAGAGTTGGACCTCAAACTCAGGAAGTTCAGTTAGGTCGCAGAGTGACCGTGCAGGCACGGCAAACTGCAGATGATTCAATACGTAATCAACACGTCGACATTCCTATTCTTGAAGATCTGCCGTTTGTTGGTCCGATGACGAGAAATCGTTTCAATTCACTGAAAGAGAGAG CCGCGGGAACTAAGGAATCAACTAGTGACTGA
- the LOC123150011 gene encoding dymeclin isoform X1, whose amino-acid sequence MGAAPSTPRLGEAVSASPGEAPSTPRLREAGSASLGAAEQMFAALVGDKAYPISSEFWRQLLELPLTLQGPRDRVLQACHPFAQNNYHTKYLAKILIDLVWCLQECTSASSVSSSVYRKAINAAYISSIFLKLITENAKADNWQELCLDTNKDDKGLDNFPSDQSVEYFLMKGVRNYIGSVDISPESCYLHQELLNLMLVLLSTQLCSGPSPEPKDVHPFIDAAMLQDASIVASVVQKFLLNFVRWPQIPSNGSHPVFSDDGGSGVMQRIGSAAEMNYAAVDRADVEGNAQNGPVVRLSFASLFDALGTCLKDESSVLLLYSLVHGNCDFQEYVLVRTDLDTLLMPTFEMLYDASRKTSNQIYMLLIILLIPSQDSTFNANVHKLDVYLHTNCLVILAIMGPHAHRLSAYASQRLVSLFDMLPHKYTKLAELQNDKALKVMSDQIEADITSDETACIISKCEEYGFAEGVTTKAAATSDANASTIEDGTKTVSSNLSSSKVESTQLSSGTYVSLGQQKKLMIHKGFWFTGYLLLIIVSMFLPLSEARQIVQLSESEFCSNHYLLSRKIAVACIPTQPEPICCELLVPALDSKGCICKLMNDGTELDNFLMKYTSCGGQHPELLEDAQNCSSAPTATVTEVAPTQKIPEVAIIASKPKNVKSLRWLLVLLLAVVLIGLLFWGTLELKKRREAGRVGPQTQEVQLGRRVTVQARQTADDSIRNQHVDIPILEDLPFVGPMTRNRFNSLKERAAGTKESTSD is encoded by the exons ATGGGGGCGGCGCCGTCGACACCGAGGCTGGGCGAGGCGGTTTCCGCGTCGCCGGGGGAGGCGCCGTCGACGCCGAGGCTGCGCGAGGCGGGCTCCGCGTCGCTGGGGGCGGCGGAGCAGATGTTCGCCGCGCTCGTCGGCGACAAGGCCTACCCGATCTCCTCCGAGTTCTGGAGGCAGCTGCTCGAGCTGCCCCTCACCCTGCAGGGGCCGCGGGACCGCGTGCTGCAGGCCTGCCACCCCTTCG CACAAAACAACTACCATACGAAGTATCTTGCAAAGATCTTGATTGATTTGGTTTGGTGTTTGCAAGAGTGCACATCGGCTTCTTCTGTATCTTCTAGCGTCTATAGAAAGGCTATTAATGCTGCCTACATCTCATCCATATTTCTCAAGCTCATTACTGAGAACGCCAAGGCAGATAATTGGCAAGAGCTATGCCTTGACACGAACAAAGATGACAAGGGGCTGGATAATTTTCCTTCTG ACCAAAGTGTGGAGTATTTTCTGATGAAAGGGGTGCGGAACTACATTGGTAGTGTAGATATAAG TCCGGAGTCATGCTACCTACATCAGGAGCTTCTAAACTTGATGCTAGTCCTTTTGTCGACTCAGTTATGTTCTGGACCATCTCCAGAACCAAAAGATGTGCATCCTTTCATTGATGCGGCTATGCTTCAG GATGCTTCCATAGTAGCTTCGGTTGTTCAAAAGTTTCTACTTAATTTTGTAAGATGGCCACAAATCCCTTCAAATGGTTCACACCCTGTTTTCTCTGATGATGGTGGGTCTGGTGTTATGCAACGAATTGGTTCAGCAGCTG AAATGAATTATGCTGCAGTTGATCGTGCTGATGTTGAGGGAAATGCTCAAAATGGACCTGTTGTCAGGCTGTCTTTTGCATCGCTGTTTGATGCTCTTGGCAC ATGCTTAAAAGATGAGAGCTCAGTTTTGTTGCTCTATTCTCTGGTCCATGGGAACTGCGATTTTCAGGAGTATGTTCTGGTTCGAACAGACTTGGATACTTTG CTTATGCCTACCTTTGAAATGCTCTATGATGCATCAAGGAAGACTTCCAATCAGATCTACATGCTGTTGATAATTCTCCTGATACCCAGTCAAGATTCAACCTTCAATGCTAATGTGCACAAATTG GATGTCTACCTTCACACAAACTGTCTTGTAATTCTAGCAATCATGGGTCCTCATGCGCATAGGCTGAGTGCATATGCATCTCAAAGGCTGGTTAGCCTCTTCGACATGCTTCCTCACAA GTACACCAAATTAGCTGAGTTACAAAATGACAAGGCTCTCAAAGTTATGTCTGATCAAATAGAAGCAGACATCACTTCAGATGAAacg GCATGTATAATCTCAAAGTGTGAAGAATATGGTTTCGCTGAAGGTGTTACTACAAAGGCTGCTGCAACAAGTGATGCAAATGCAAGCACCATTGAAGATGGCACAAAAACAGTATCTTCG AATCTTTCATCATCAAAAGTGGAAAGCACTCAGTTATCAAGTGGCACTTATGTATCACTTGGGCAACAAAAAAAATTAATGATTCATAAG GGCTTTTGGTTCACTGGCTACTTATTGTTGATCATTGTATCCATGTTTCTCCCTTTGTCCGAGGCAAGACAGATTGTACAACTTTCAGAGTCCGAGTTTTGCAGTAATCATTACTTGTTATCTAGGAAAATTGCTGTAGCGTGCATTCCAACACAGCCAGAACCTATTTGCTGTGAACTTTTAGTTCCAGCTTTGGATTCTAAAGGCTGTATTTGCAAATTGATGAATGACGGTACAGAATTGGATAACTTTCTCATGAAATATACGTCGTGTGGAGGGCAACATCCAGAATTACTTGAAGATGCACAGAATTGCTCATCGGCACCAACAGCGACAGTGACTGAAGTTGCTCCGACCCAGAAGATACCTGAAGTGGCTATTATTGCTAGCAAACCAAAGAATGTCAAATCTCTTCGTTGGCTTTTAGTGCTCTTACTGGCTGTGGTGCTAATAGGATTGCTTTTTTGGGGTACTCTTGAGCTGAAGAAAAGAAGAG AAGCTGGGAGAGTTGGACCTCAAACTCAGGAAGTTCAGTTAGGTCGCAGAGTGACCGTGCAGGCACGGCAAACTGCAGATGATTCAATACGTAATCAACACGTCGACATTCCTATTCTTGAAGATCTGCCGTTTGTTGGTCCGATGACGAGAAATCGTTTCAATTCACTGAAAGAGAGAG CCGCGGGAACTAAGGAATCAACTAGTGACTGA